The genomic segment CTACGTGTCTTGCGGTTTATCGTATTACTGAGCCGGCTTGGGCGATTAGAAAGATAGGTCTGAAAGGGGGCGTCCTCCAGAGAGTGCGTCCAGTTGGCGAAACAGGCGTAGTGGTGGACGCCAGTCCAGCCGGCGTCCTCAAGCAGTGCGGCCACCTCTGCGAAAAAAGGCGTCTGGCTGTCTATCGGCGATAGAGTCAGAGCAGTAAACCGCTCCCGATCTGCGAGGAACCGTAACAAGGCTACCAGGAGTGGTCTTGAAGAGTCGGACTGTATGACCGGCGTATAAGTAGATGTATAAAAATTGGCCAGCGCATGGGCTTGCCCCGTGCGACCGTCTAGTTTTAGTGGCAATGCAACCAAGTCTCCGGGACCACGTCTAGCTACGTAAAGCGCGGCGCTCTCATGACCGGTCAGGGCAGTGCGGACAAGGTTGTCGAGCCAGTCGAGACCGAACTGAGGATTGTCACACTCGTGCCGCGAAAAGGCAGCGTGCAGATCCTCGGCCAAGTTTTTGCTTGGCAGGAGTATTTTCTTGATCTCGACTGGATTATTGTTTTGTGGCAACCAGAGTGCGCCGGTGCGGGGCTCAGCGTTTACTATCGGGCAAACGTTCAGAATTCGCAAGGCCCTTGCCGATAATGCTGTGTTGTTCACAATTCTGTCTTGAGAACAATTACTTACAGGGTTAGCATAGCGAAGTGTGCGCTATTCGGTCCTGACTCACATTCTCTATTATTGGGTCGACAATCGGCAGTGGTTTGGTTTATGGATATTCAGTCTGATGTTATTGCTATATTACAGTCCACTCTGGGCGTGCCAGAGGGCGCCATAGCGCCTCACCCGGATACGCCGGTATTGGGCGCGATTCCCGAAATGGATTCTATGTCGGTGGTCGGTATTCTCGCCAGTCTCGAAGAACAGTATGGCATCATGGTTGATGACGATGAGATCGACGCGGATGTTTTCGCCACTGTGGGTAGCCTGACCAGTTTTGTGGCGTCCAAGCTCGGATAAATCATGGGATCGAGGAAATACAGTATAGACGCTGATTTTCTCGAGCATCAGGGGCGAAACCTGTTCCACCTTCTTTTGCGTCCCTCTGACGTAGCGCCCCGCGGTTCCATACTGTTCCTGCCGCCTTTTGCTGAAGAGATGCACAAGTCCCGGGATGTGGTCGCGTCCCAGGCGCGTCTTTTTGCCGCGCAAGGCTACAACGTGCTGCTGCTCGATCTTACCGGATGCGGGGACAGTAGCGGTGATTTTGCGGATGCGTCATGGCAGTTATGGCTGGAAGATGCCATCGCTGGCATTGACCGGCTGTCATCAATATCTCAGGCGCCGCTGACGTTATGGGGCCTGCGTATGGGCGCTCTGCTGGCCTGTGATCTCGCCGTGCGCCTATCTCGTGTGAATCAATTGGTGTTGTGGCAGCCAGTATTAAATGGCGAGCAGCATCTCGACCAGTTCCTTCGCATGCGCACCGTGCTAACCGGCTTGGGTCAGGGCGAGCGGTTCGATCGTAAGTCCCTTTGGGATGAGTTGCGCGCCGGACATTCGCTGGAAATTGCGGGCTATGAACTGTCCTCTCGTATGGCGGTGGAAATGGCTCGTGTCAGGCTGCATGATCTCTGTCCCGCTTGTGAGGTGTCATGGTATGAAATTGGGCGCTCTACTGGCGCGGGCCTTGGCATGGCCAGTGAAAATGTTGTGCGCGCTTGGCGTGGGCAAGGCGTCAAAGTGACGGCATCTGAAGTGCCGGGGGAGCCTTTTTGGCGTGTCGTGAAAGGAGAGGTAAATCCCGCTTTAGAAGACGCGACGCTCAAGAATATGCAATCCGCATGAGCGAATATACGGAGAGCGGTGTCGTATTCGACCGGGGAGAGGATCGCCTCGTGGGTGTTGTGGCGCAACCCGAGGTTCAATCGGATATCGGCGTTTTGATTTTGGTGGGTGGGCCGCAATACCGTGTGGGAAGTCACCGTCAATTTACCCAATTGGCGAGAAGCCTGGCTGAGGCTGGTATCGCCTCGTTTCGGTTCGACTTCGCTGGAATGGGCGATAGCGAGGGCGTACGTCAGGAGTTCAACCATACACTCGATGACGTACGTGCAGCGATCGACGCGTTTACCGGGCAAGTGCCGAGTGTTTCACGTGTCGTACTCTGGGGTCTGTGTGATGCCGCCTCGAGCGCGATGATTTATGCGCCGCATCACCCTCTGGTGTCTGGCTTGGTGTTGCTCAACCCATGGGTCCACAGTGGTGAATATGCACCAGAGGTCAAGTTGACTCATTTCTACAAACCGTTCCTGTCTAATGCATCGAGGTGGCGCAACCTCGTGGCACGCAAGGATATGATCTTCCCTACGATCAAGGAACTGAGCCGGGACATGCTGATGCTAATGAGTCGCAGGTCGTCGTTGGATGCTCAACCTTTTGTGCAGGAGATGTTAGAGGGTGTGCGTGCGTTTTCCCACGATGTGCTAATCGTATTGAGTGGGGCCGATCTTACCGCAAGTGAATTTTCGGCACTCATCGCAACGGACGCTGACTGGCGAGAAGTCAGTGCGAGGCCGTCAATTACAATCCACACGGTAGCGTCTGCTGACCACACGTTTTCCCGGGCAAGCTGGAAAAGCGAGGTCAATGCACTGACAATTAGCTGGTTGCACGAGCTCTAAAGAGGCAGCTGCGCTTTTGCAGATTCTCCTGCGGTATGTATATGATTGCCCGAGCGTTTTTCCATCCACAGCTCGAACACGGTGAGAATCCACACAAGCTCACCGTAGTATGCGGCGTGATCGCTCTGATGCATTTTGATGGTCTTGTCGATAAATTCTGGCCTGATATAGCGCCTCGCCTTGAGCTTGAGCAGGTTATCGTAAGCAAGCTCGCGCAGGGGCTTGTACGTTTGCATCCAGATGCCAAAAGGCAGGCCGAAGCCTTGCTTATTCTTGCTAATAGTCTCTTCAGGTAGCCAATCTTGCAGGGCGGATTTGAAGAAATGCCGTAAATCTCCACCCTTCATCTTCACTTTGCTGGGAACCCGGCAAGACAGTGCAACCAGACTGTCGTCAAGCATGGGGTAGGTTACGTTTACCCCCGCTAATGCGCAGGTGTGGCTGACCTTGCGCAGATCGTTGTCTGCCAATGTAATTTGCCAGTCAAGATACAGCATGCGGTTGAGGTCAGACGCGTCTGCCGGTCTGTGATAGATGGAGCGCAGTAGCTCTATGGGTGATTCGATGTCCACTTCGGACAAGAGGTCGTCTGAAAAAATTTCGGATACCGGGTGCCGGTGCAGAAAATTATAGCTCTGCAACCGGTCCGGCAGTGGCATATTGGCCTGTTCGATATAGCTTCGGGCCTTGCTAACCAACGGCAGGCCTCCGGGAGAAAATTTTAGCAGTGGCTCTAACAGGCCTCGACGAAGTGGCTCGGGCACCTTCTCGTAGTGTGCGAACACCTGTTGCTTTATGTAGCGTTCGTTGCCCGCGAATATTTCATCGCCGCCATCTCCGGCGAGAAGCGTATCCACGCCATTTTGCACCGCCATGCGTGCGCAAAAATAGGCTGGTAAAGCCGACGAATTACCAAAAGGTTCTTCGTAACTAGTTGCAATCAGGGGCAGCGCATCGACTACGTCCTGAGGCGTTACATAGTATTCGTTGAGTTTGACGCCAAAGTGCTTTGCGCTTATACGCGCATAGGCCATCTCGTCATAGCCCTCTGCGGAAAAGCCTATGGAGTACGCCTCCGCTTCTCCTTCACTGACCTCTGCGAGCATGCCAGTGACCGTGGTGCTATCCAGGCCGCCGCTTAAAAAGCAGCCGATCGTCCCGCTAGTAGGCATGCAGTTTTTTACCGCTTGTCTGAGCGTGCATTTCAGTTCGGCAGACAGCGACGTGGATGAGAGGTTGTTGGACTCGAAAAATCTCGGTTGCCAGTAGTTTTCCACACGGCATTGACCGCCTTGGTAAACGATATAGTGTGCGGCTGGGAGCTTTTTAAGCCCGTCATATATGGTTTCAGAGCAGGGCACCATATGAAAGTAGAGATAGTTATAGATGCCCTGATGAAGAAGCTTTTTTTCTCCGCGAATGGCAGACAACACGTCGTCAGCAGAAGTCCCGAAAGACAGACCCTCATTATTTTTTGCATAATAAATAGAGTGTTGCCCGAGACGATCGAGACCGATCAGTACGCGCTCCTGTTTTATGTCGACGATTACACAGCAGAAAGCACCTCGCAAATGGATAAATATTTTCTCGCCATATTCCTGATAACCTGCCGCCAGTGCTGCGGCCATCGTTTGAGACTTGGCGATCGTGGCGAGATTTTCATCGTCGAATCGGGCTTGCCCGTTTATGGCGACCGCGCCACCGCAGGGCAGCTTGGCGAGTGTACCGCTA from the Candidatus Marimicrobium litorale genome contains:
- a CDS encoding GNAT family N-acetyltransferase; the protein is MNNTALSARALRILNVCPIVNAEPRTGALWLPQNNNPVEIKKILLPSKNLAEDLHAAFSRHECDNPQFGLDWLDNLVRTALTGHESAALYVARRGPGDLVALPLKLDGRTGQAHALANFYTSTYTPVIQSDSSRPLLVALLRFLADRERFTALTLSPIDSQTPFFAEVAALLEDAGWTGVHHYACFANWTHSLEDAPFQTYLSNRPSRLSNTINRKTRSFFKHDRGRMEVLHGGEQVEYGIKAFVSIYERSWKTNEPFDAFMPELIRLSARRDWLRLGLAYYDDIPVASQVWLVSGGVAYIYKLAHLDEYAHLSPGTVLSAFMLERAIDQDHIATVDFLTGDDDYKKDWMSHRGERKGVAAYNPRTLRGRALQLGHTLKRRFK
- a CDS encoding acyl carrier protein, encoding MDIQSDVIAILQSTLGVPEGAIAPHPDTPVLGAIPEMDSMSVVGILASLEEQYGIMVDDDEIDADVFATVGSLTSFVASKLG
- a CDS encoding hydrolase 2, exosortase A system-associated, which translates into the protein MGSRKYSIDADFLEHQGRNLFHLLLRPSDVAPRGSILFLPPFAEEMHKSRDVVASQARLFAAQGYNVLLLDLTGCGDSSGDFADASWQLWLEDAIAGIDRLSSISQAPLTLWGLRMGALLACDLAVRLSRVNQLVLWQPVLNGEQHLDQFLRMRTVLTGLGQGERFDRKSLWDELRAGHSLEIAGYELSSRMAVEMARVRLHDLCPACEVSWYEIGRSTGAGLGMASENVVRAWRGQGVKVTASEVPGEPFWRVVKGEVNPALEDATLKNMQSA
- a CDS encoding hydrolase 1, exosortase A system-associated, with the protein product MSEYTESGVVFDRGEDRLVGVVAQPEVQSDIGVLILVGGPQYRVGSHRQFTQLARSLAEAGIASFRFDFAGMGDSEGVRQEFNHTLDDVRAAIDAFTGQVPSVSRVVLWGLCDAASSAMIYAPHHPLVSGLVLLNPWVHSGEYAPEVKLTHFYKPFLSNASRWRNLVARKDMIFPTIKELSRDMLMLMSRRSSLDAQPFVQEMLEGVRAFSHDVLIVLSGADLTASEFSALIATDADWREVSARPSITIHTVASADHTFSRASWKSEVNALTISWLHEL
- a CDS encoding asparagine synthetase B family protein, which encodes MTQTGSNAGAQVAEGLVHHKVLGYFAASASHSLSISAKTLLPASGTDGARYELGVSGTLAKLPCGGAVAINGQARFDDENLATIAKSQTMAAALAAGYQEYGEKIFIHLRGAFCCVIVDIKQERVLIGLDRLGQHSIYYAKNNEGLSFGTSADDVLSAIRGEKKLLHQGIYNYLYFHMVPCSETIYDGLKKLPAAHYIVYQGGQCRVENYWQPRFFESNNLSSTSLSAELKCTLRQAVKNCMPTSGTIGCFLSGGLDSTTVTGMLAEVSEGEAEAYSIGFSAEGYDEMAYARISAKHFGVKLNEYYVTPQDVVDALPLIATSYEEPFGNSSALPAYFCARMAVQNGVDTLLAGDGGDEIFAGNERYIKQQVFAHYEKVPEPLRRGLLEPLLKFSPGGLPLVSKARSYIEQANMPLPDRLQSYNFLHRHPVSEIFSDDLLSEVDIESPIELLRSIYHRPADASDLNRMLYLDWQITLADNDLRKVSHTCALAGVNVTYPMLDDSLVALSCRVPSKVKMKGGDLRHFFKSALQDWLPEETISKNKQGFGLPFGIWMQTYKPLRELAYDNLLKLKARRYIRPEFIDKTIKMHQSDHAAYYGELVWILTVFELWMEKRSGNHIHTAGESAKAQLPL